The following is a genomic window from Methanoplanus sp. FWC-SCC4.
CTCTCAAGACTTGTTCTGGCAAGGGACAATGAACTAAACCGCATCTACCAGAAAAATGACGGTTCGGCAAATGTTGCAGTTGTTTCACTGATAATGTCTGTTATATTCGGTCTGATTGCACTGTACCAGTATATTTAAAGATTAAAAATAAATAACAAAATTTTTTTTGATCTCAATTTTAGTATAAAATGTTCGTATCATGAATGTTATCCGGAACACTTCCTGATAACGAAACTGACGCACCAAGTGATGGGAGCAGATCAATCTTGAAGTTTTCATTGCTTTTAAGCTCAAGATCCTCTGTAAGACTGATTACTATCGTTGCAGATTCACCCATCGAAAGAGATGAGGATTCTTCGTCTTTTTTTATGACACTCCAGTAACCCGGAGCAGGATATGTTTCCGATAAAACCGGACTGGACCGTTTTATTTTTGTGATGCTGTCCTTTTTCATCAAAATGATATTCATATTATTTAGATCAAGCGGAACAACCGAATAGGGACTTCTTATAGACAACCTGATTTTATCGATATTTCCGGACGTGGAATTTTTTAACCCGTAAACATCCCCTTCTATCATAAAAGAAGAAGAACTCTGCTCAACAGCACTATAAATTACACTCTGTGATTTCTGGATTGAAAAATAACCTGCCCCGAGAATTACATATGAAAATACAGATGCAACTACAATAAAGGCAAGAAGAACAAGTGCCGCCTCAAGACCGGTAAATGCTTCATCTCTTTTCATAAAAATCACTGATCTAAATACCATCTGCCTAATTTAAAAATCATAAAAAAATTATGCTATTTTAAATTCAGAGGTTGCAGATCTCTCAGGTTATCATAGACATATATCCAAAAAGCAATAAAAATATCGCAATCCGCTTATTTTATCAGCCGGTTTTTTAGTACAAATACAAAAAACACTCAAATATAAGTTGCATCATTAATAGAAAAAGATGAGCACAGGCATATTCCCACCCGTTGAATTTCAGATGAGCCTTCTTCTTTTCATAGCACTCGGAGGGTACCTTCTTGCATCAAGGATTAATCAGTCAGCTGTCGTGGGAGAGATCCTGATAGGACTTCTTTTCGGTCCGAGTTTCTTAGGGCTGATAACGTATACGGACTTTGTCAGGAGTATTGCAGGACTTGGTGCCGTAATCCTGATGTTTGTAATAGGGTTTGAGTTCAGCTTAAAAGAACTCAGCAATATTAAATTTGGAATTCTGGGAATCTCAGGTGTGATCGTTCCCTGGATAGGCGGATATCTGCTGGCGGTTTTATTCGATTTTGACTTCACAACCTCCCTTTTTATTGGAACGGCCCTTACCGCAACAAGCATTGCCATAACTGCCAATGTCCTCCGCGAGATGTGCCTTTTAAACACCGATGCCGCAAAGGCAATTATTGGCGCTGCAGTTATCGACGATGTGTTAAGCCTTCTTGCTCTTTCAATTACAGCGGATCTTGCATCGGGTGCTTTTTCATTCACAGGGATTGCCCTTACAATAGCAAAGCAGATTGGATTTTTGGTAATTGCCGGAGCTTTTGGCATAATCTTCATATCCAGGTGGATTGAGAAGATAGACAGGACGAGACTGGCAAGGAAACACCCCGAGTTTGTCTTTATATTTGCCGTAATGATTGCATTCCTCTATGCCACACTCTCAGAATATTTCGGCATTTCAGCAATAATAGGTGCATTTATTGCAGGGGTTTCAATAAACGGAGTCGACCTCACTCACAGCAGGGATATTGAGGAGGGGGCAGAGTATCTGTACATCATTTTTGCATCCATATTCTTTGTCTCACTCGGTATACTGGTTGACGTTTCAGTAATGACAACAGGAGGACTTGTATTCCTCATTGTCCTGACAAC
Proteins encoded in this region:
- a CDS encoding cation:proton antiporter; the encoded protein is MSLLLFIALGGYLLASRINQSAVVGEILIGLLFGPSFLGLITYTDFVRSIAGLGAVILMFVIGFEFSLKELSNIKFGILGISGVIVPWIGGYLLAVLFDFDFTTSLFIGTALTATSIAITANVLREMCLLNTDAAKAIIGAAVIDDVLSLLALSITADLASGAFSFTGIALTIAKQIGFLVIAGAFGIIFISRWIEKIDRTRLARKHPEFVFIFAVMIAFLYATLSEYFGISAIIGAFIAGVSINGVDLTHSRDIEEGAEYLYIIFASIFFVSLGILVDVSVMTTGGLVFLIVLTTVAILTKVVGCSIPAILLGYSKKDSLAIGLGMSPRGEVAMIVALMGLNMALIGQDIFVSIIMMSLITTIFTPIVFRNWLYKKEALACEAEF
- a CDS encoding archaellin/type IV pilin N-terminal domain-containing protein: MKRDEAFTGLEAALVLLAFIVVASVFSYVILGAGYFSIQKSQSVIYSAVEQSSSSFMIEGDVYGLKNSTSGNIDKIRLSIRSPYSVVPLDLNNMNIILMKKDSITKIKRSSPVLSETYPAPGYWSVIKKDEESSSLSMGESATIVISLTEDLELKSNENFKIDLLPSLGASVSLSGSVPDNIHDTNILY